Proteins from a genomic interval of Bradyrhizobium sp. G127:
- a CDS encoding AI-2E family transporter — protein MKIDQTATAKSIPSAPGTGAALPVAIIAALVITGLYVGREIFVPIALAILLSFVLAPPVDLLERWRLPRAVAVPLVVVVAFLVLFGLGSLIATQITQLAEKLPTYQQTMRQKISSLKSATTAGPLERAAQVLQSLGKELNKPENNAEKETDVSLAPAPEQQTHPIPVEVRSPPPTALENVSSLIAPLLHPLATVGVVVIFVVFILFQREDLRNRLIKLAGSNDLQKATSAIDDAASRLSRLFLSQLGLNAAFGLVIGLGLWMIGVPSAILWGILAGIMRFVPYIGAFVAAFFPLTLAIAVDPGWSMLAWTAALILITELLVGHAIEPMLFGHSSGLSPFAVVVSATFWTALWGPIGLVVATPLTVCLVVLGRHVERLKFFDILLGDRPALSPPEIFYQRMLADDPGEAVEKAEEYLKERTLSDYYEKVALKGLKLAHDDMKRDRLPITRLAEIRDSVVELIDDLADQDDDARDGDSNDTETEAAINASIVPMPELPFLIREGLPPEWQAEQPVLCVAERSDLDEAAALILAQILSKHGLGARVAKKEDVSSAGIFRLDGEGVALVCVSALDDASPAYTRHVVRKLRRKIPQAKILVCHWMAENDAVTKNAGKADAIATSLSAAAQYCLNLAQPAQPKEGDGILPLRDAALRVVG, from the coding sequence GTGAAGATCGACCAGACGGCGACCGCAAAGTCCATCCCGTCCGCGCCGGGAACGGGAGCCGCACTCCCTGTGGCCATTATCGCCGCGCTCGTCATTACGGGCCTTTATGTAGGGCGGGAAATCTTCGTCCCCATCGCGCTGGCCATTCTGTTGAGTTTCGTTCTCGCGCCGCCCGTGGACCTTCTTGAGCGGTGGCGGCTGCCCCGCGCGGTTGCCGTGCCGCTGGTGGTGGTCGTGGCGTTTCTGGTCCTGTTCGGCCTCGGCAGCCTCATCGCCACCCAGATCACCCAGCTCGCGGAGAAGCTGCCGACCTATCAGCAAACCATGCGCCAGAAGATTTCGTCGCTGAAAAGCGCGACCACGGCCGGTCCGCTGGAGCGGGCGGCCCAGGTTCTTCAAAGCCTCGGCAAGGAATTGAACAAGCCGGAGAACAACGCGGAGAAGGAGACCGACGTCTCCCTCGCGCCTGCGCCCGAACAGCAGACGCATCCCATCCCCGTCGAGGTCAGGTCGCCGCCGCCCACCGCGCTGGAGAATGTGTCGTCGCTGATCGCGCCACTGCTGCATCCGCTGGCGACAGTGGGCGTGGTCGTCATCTTCGTCGTCTTCATTCTTTTTCAGCGCGAGGATTTGCGCAATCGCCTGATCAAGCTTGCGGGATCGAACGATCTGCAAAAAGCGACGTCGGCCATAGACGACGCCGCGAGCCGCCTGAGCCGCCTGTTCCTGTCGCAACTGGGATTGAACGCGGCTTTCGGCCTGGTGATCGGACTTGGGCTATGGATGATCGGCGTGCCGAGCGCGATCCTGTGGGGCATTCTCGCCGGCATCATGCGCTTTGTGCCTTATATCGGTGCGTTCGTCGCGGCGTTTTTTCCGCTCACGCTTGCAATTGCCGTCGACCCAGGCTGGTCGATGCTGGCATGGACCGCGGCGCTCATTCTGATCACCGAACTCCTGGTCGGTCATGCCATCGAGCCGATGCTGTTCGGTCACAGCAGCGGTCTCTCTCCTTTCGCGGTGGTGGTGTCGGCGACGTTCTGGACCGCGCTCTGGGGGCCGATCGGGCTGGTGGTCGCGACGCCGCTGACCGTGTGTCTCGTCGTGCTCGGCCGTCATGTGGAGCGCTTGAAGTTCTTCGACATCCTGCTGGGCGATCGTCCCGCGCTGTCGCCTCCGGAGATTTTCTATCAGCGCATGCTTGCCGACGATCCCGGCGAAGCTGTCGAGAAGGCCGAGGAATATCTCAAGGAGCGCACGCTCTCCGACTATTATGAAAAGGTCGCGCTCAAGGGCCTGAAGCTTGCGCACGACGACATGAAGCGCGACCGCCTGCCCATCACGCGTCTTGCCGAGATCCGCGACAGCGTTGTCGAATTGATCGACGATCTCGCGGATCAGGATGATGATGCGCGGGATGGCGACAGCAATGACACGGAGACCGAAGCCGCAATCAATGCCAGTATTGTCCCGATGCCCGAACTGCCGTTCCTGATCCGGGAGGGCCTGCCGCCCGAATGGCAGGCGGAGCAGCCGGTGCTGTGCGTGGCCGAACGCAGCGATCTTGACGAGGCGGCGGCACTGATCCTTGCGCAAATTCTCTCCAAGCACGGGTTGGGCGCGCGCGTCGCGAAGAAGGAAGATGTCTCCAGCGCGGGAATCTTTCGTCTGGACGGCGAAGGCGTCGCATTGGTCTGCGTGTCGGCGCTCGACGATGCAAGCCCGGCCTATACCCGCCACGTCGTGCGCAAACTGCGCCGCAAGATCCCGCAGGCGAAAATTCTCGTCTGTCACTGGATGGCGGAAAATGACGCGGTGACGAAAAACGCGGGCAAGGCGGACGCCATTGCGACGAGCCTCAGTGCGGCCGCGCAATATTGCCTGAACCTTGCTCAGCCGGCGCAGCCGAAGGAGGGTGACGGGATATTGCCGCTCCGTGACGCCGCCCTGCGCGTCGTCGGATAG
- a CDS encoding TIR domain-containing protein, protein MAVDTKLLDALEHKLGLSRRQVNRRISEEVATKHLPRKLAAISLASQCRLPLHRFATDEELAQLRGVSAIRHHESIPPVTIVDRAPLRPLTKAKKAPKPTKDNSMFVVHGRDATLNRDMYAFLSSIGIVPMEWDHAIKAAKGGANPIVGDVISQAMGRVQGVMILFSPDEEAKIRTKFVSDRDKRKGLHLKGFQPRPNVIFEAGLALGAHSEKTILVQVGDIRDISDIAGKHMVHLSNSFADRKRLADRLESKLKFKVDITGTTWQEIGDFDR, encoded by the coding sequence ATGGCTGTTGATACGAAACTTTTGGATGCCCTCGAGCATAAGCTTGGCCTTAGCCGAAGACAGGTAAATCGCAGGATATCCGAGGAGGTAGCGACTAAGCATCTTCCTAGAAAACTTGCTGCGATATCTTTAGCTTCTCAGTGTAGATTGCCGCTTCATCGCTTCGCAACGGACGAAGAATTGGCTCAGCTTCGAGGTGTATCAGCTATCCGACACCACGAAAGCATACCACCCGTAACGATTGTGGATCGCGCACCGTTGAGACCTCTCACCAAGGCGAAAAAAGCGCCCAAGCCTACAAAAGACAATTCAATGTTTGTCGTTCATGGGCGTGATGCGACGCTCAACAGAGATATGTATGCTTTCTTATCGTCCATCGGCATTGTACCGATGGAATGGGATCACGCAATTAAAGCCGCCAAAGGTGGCGCAAATCCCATTGTTGGTGATGTGATTAGTCAAGCGATGGGCCGCGTCCAGGGTGTGATGATCCTATTTTCGCCTGATGAAGAAGCAAAAATTAGAACCAAGTTCGTTAGTGATCGCGACAAACGAAAAGGTCTTCATCTGAAAGGATTTCAACCACGTCCCAATGTTATTTTTGAAGCAGGCTTAGCTTTAGGCGCACATTCCGAAAAAACAATTCTTGTTCAGGTGGGTGATATTCGCGACATAAGCGATATTGCTGGCAAACATATGGTTCACCTCTCTAACTCTTTCGCTGATCGCAAGCGTCTTGCGGATCGACTAGAATCCAAACTCAAGTTTAAGGTCGATATTACCGGCACGACTTGGCAGGAAATCGGTGATTTCGATCGTTGA
- a CDS encoding META domain-containing protein — MRIRLATSALLISLLTVGALAGPVTPAGKWLAEDIDGGGVIDRLQTTLEIRDDGIVTGMGGCNRYAGSATFDATAIKFLPMASTRMACSAAVMRQESRFHATLEKIRSWRVDTQKGKLVLLDKGGFDVMVLASMK, encoded by the coding sequence ATGCGCATCAGATTAGCCACCTCGGCCCTTCTCATATCGCTGCTGACGGTCGGCGCACTCGCCGGCCCGGTAACGCCGGCAGGCAAGTGGCTGGCGGAAGACATCGATGGCGGCGGCGTGATCGACCGGCTGCAAACGACGCTGGAAATCCGCGACGACGGTATCGTCACCGGCATGGGCGGCTGCAACCGCTACGCGGGATCGGCGACTTTCGACGCCACCGCGATCAAGTTTCTGCCGATGGCCAGCACGCGGATGGCGTGCTCGGCCGCCGTGATGCGGCAGGAGTCCAGATTTCACGCCACGCTGGAAAAGATCCGATCGTGGCGCGTCGACACGCAGAAGGGCAAGCTCGTGCTGCTCGACAAGGGTGGATTCGACGTGATGGTTCTCGCCAGCATGAAATAG
- a CDS encoding cupin domain-containing protein, which yields MKSLPFVFGLMLLASPLHADNQATAAKVVVKPVLSSTVTSSGQPIVLPQKNAQVLVSTYEIPPGAVLPTHKHPFPRYAYVQAGTIAVTNIDTGKTETFRTGDFILEAVDQWHYGANTGTEPVKLLVIDMVEKGAANVVLQK from the coding sequence ATGAAATCCCTCCCGTTCGTGTTTGGTCTGATGCTGCTTGCATCGCCGCTCCATGCCGACAATCAGGCGACGGCAGCTAAGGTCGTGGTCAAGCCGGTGCTCTCCTCCACCGTGACATCGAGCGGCCAGCCCATCGTGCTGCCGCAGAAGAATGCGCAGGTGCTGGTCTCGACTTACGAGATTCCGCCCGGTGCGGTGCTGCCGACGCACAAGCATCCGTTTCCGCGCTACGCCTACGTGCAGGCGGGTACGATCGCGGTGACCAATATCGACACCGGAAAGACCGAGACCTTCAGGACCGGCGATTTCATCCTCGAGGCGGTCGATCAGTGGCACTACGGCGCCAACACCGGCACCGAGCCGGTCAAGCTGCTGGTCATCGACATGGTCGAGAAGGGTGCGGCCAACGTGGTGTTGCAGAAGTAG
- the rocF gene encoding arginase — MTVGSNSYPTTVALLGVPIEVGASQKGALMGPAALRTAGLSVLLEGLGFTVEDHGDLLRRDLTFIDGAEPANTKHYREIQGWIRAASERAYAMARSGALPVFLGGDHSLSMGTVNGVARYWQEQGRKLFVLWLDAHADYNTPATTITGNMHGMSGAFLCGEDGLDDLLAGDPRASIPSAQLNLFGLRSVDKLERDLLGRRDVWIADMRRIDEFGVAVLMREVIERVRAHNGVLHVSLDVDFLDPVTAPGVGTTVPGGATYREAHLVMEILHDSGLVRSLDLVELNPFLDDRGLTARTVVELVGSLFGQQTTDRPTPTNAMV, encoded by the coding sequence GTGACCGTTGGCTCAAACTCATATCCGACCACCGTCGCGCTGCTCGGCGTGCCGATCGAGGTCGGCGCATCGCAGAAGGGCGCGCTGATGGGACCGGCGGCGCTGCGCACCGCGGGCCTTTCCGTGCTGCTCGAAGGCCTCGGCTTTACGGTGGAGGATCACGGCGACCTGCTGCGCCGGGACCTCACCTTCATCGACGGCGCGGAGCCCGCGAACACGAAGCACTACCGCGAAATCCAGGGCTGGATTCGCGCTGCGAGCGAACGCGCCTATGCGATGGCGCGCTCCGGTGCGCTGCCGGTGTTTCTCGGCGGCGATCATTCGCTGTCGATGGGCACGGTCAACGGCGTCGCGCGCTACTGGCAGGAGCAGGGGCGCAAGCTGTTCGTGCTGTGGCTCGACGCGCACGCCGACTACAACACGCCGGCGACCACGATCACCGGCAACATGCACGGCATGTCGGGTGCGTTCCTGTGCGGCGAGGACGGCCTCGACGATCTGCTGGCGGGCGATCCGCGCGCCTCGATTCCGTCAGCGCAGTTGAACCTGTTCGGTCTGCGCTCGGTGGACAAGCTGGAGCGCGACCTGCTTGGCCGCCGCGACGTCTGGATCGCGGACATGCGCCGGATCGACGAGTTCGGCGTCGCGGTGCTGATGCGCGAGGTGATCGAGCGGGTGAGGGCGCACAACGGCGTGCTGCATGTCTCGCTCGACGTGGATTTTCTCGATCCGGTGACGGCGCCCGGCGTCGGCACCACGGTGCCGGGCGGCGCGACCTATCGCGAGGCGCATCTGGTGATGGAAATCCTGCACGACTCAGGTTTGGTGCGCTCGCTCGATCTGGTCGAACTCAATCCGTTTCTGGACGATCGCGGTCTCACCGCGCGCACGGTGGTGGAGCTTGTCGGCTCGCTGTTCGGTCAGCAGACCACGGATCGCCCGACGCCGACCAATGCGATGGTGTAG
- the ahcY gene encoding adenosylhomocysteinase: MTTATAKPPAGFKDYIVADIGLAEFGRKELSLAETEMPGLMATREEYGPKQPLKGARIAGSLHMTIQTGVLIETLAALGADIRWVSCNIYSTQDHAAAAIAAAGIPVFAVKGETLKDYWDYTAKLFDWHGGGYPNMILDDGGDATMYVHLGLRAENGDTAFLDKPQSEEEEVFFALLKKQLKEKPKGYFAEIAKSIKGVSEETTTGVHRLYDMQKAGTLLWPAINVNDSVTKSKFDNLYGCRESLVDGIRRGTDVMMSGKVAFVAGFGDVGKGSAASLRQAGCRVLVSEVDPICALQAAMEGYEVVTIEDALPRADIYVTATGNKDIITLDHMRGMKDRAIVCNIGHFDNEIQVAQLKNFKWTNIKPQVDEIELASGKRIILLSEGRLVNLGNAMGHPSFVMSASFTNQTLAQIELYANNKDGKYKKEVYVLPKSLDEKVARLHLAKIGVKLTELRKDQADYIGVKQEGPFKSDHYRY; encoded by the coding sequence ATGACCACCGCCACCGCAAAGCCGCCCGCAGGCTTCAAGGACTACATCGTCGCCGACATCGGCCTTGCCGAATTCGGCCGCAAGGAACTCTCGCTGGCCGAAACCGAAATGCCGGGCCTGATGGCCACGCGCGAGGAATACGGTCCGAAGCAGCCGTTGAAGGGCGCGCGCATCGCGGGCTCGCTCCACATGACGATCCAGACCGGCGTGCTGATCGAGACGCTGGCCGCGCTCGGCGCCGACATCCGCTGGGTGTCGTGCAACATCTACTCGACGCAGGACCACGCCGCCGCGGCGATCGCCGCCGCCGGCATTCCGGTGTTCGCCGTGAAGGGCGAGACGCTGAAGGACTACTGGGACTACACCGCCAAGCTGTTCGACTGGCACGGCGGCGGCTATCCAAACATGATCCTCGATGACGGCGGCGACGCCACCATGTACGTCCACCTCGGCCTGCGCGCCGAGAACGGCGACACCGCGTTTCTCGACAAGCCGCAGTCCGAGGAAGAGGAAGTGTTCTTCGCGCTGCTGAAGAAGCAGCTCAAGGAAAAGCCCAAGGGCTACTTCGCCGAGATCGCCAAGAGCATCAAGGGCGTGTCGGAAGAAACCACCACGGGCGTGCATCGCCTGTACGACATGCAGAAAGCCGGCACGCTGCTGTGGCCCGCCATCAACGTCAACGACTCGGTCACCAAGTCGAAGTTCGACAACCTCTACGGCTGCCGTGAATCGCTGGTCGATGGCATCCGCCGCGGCACCGACGTCATGATGTCGGGCAAGGTCGCGTTCGTCGCGGGCTTCGGCGACGTCGGCAAGGGGTCGGCGGCGTCATTGCGCCAGGCCGGCTGCCGCGTGCTGGTGTCGGAAGTCGATCCGATCTGCGCATTGCAGGCGGCGATGGAAGGCTACGAGGTGGTGACCATCGAGGACGCGCTGCCGCGCGCGGACATCTATGTCACCGCCACCGGCAACAAGGACATCATCACGCTCGACCATATGCGCGGGATGAAGGATCGCGCCATCGTCTGCAACATCGGCCATTTCGACAACGAAATTCAGGTCGCGCAGCTGAAGAACTTCAAGTGGACCAACATCAAGCCGCAGGTCGACGAGATTGAACTGGCGTCCGGCAAGCGCATCATCCTGCTGTCGGAAGGCCGCCTCGTGAACCTCGGCAACGCGATGGGCCATCCGAGCTTCGTTATGAGCGCTTCGTTCACCAACCAGACGCTGGCGCAGATCGAACTCTACGCCAACAACAAGGACGGCAAGTACAAGAAGGAAGTCTACGTGCTGCCGAAGTCGCTCGACGAGAAGGTCGCGCGCCTCCACCTGGCCAAGATCGGCGTCAAGCTCACCGAATTGCGCAAGGACCAGGCCGACTATATCGGCGTGAAGCAGGAAGGCCCGTTCAAGAGCGATCACTACCGGTATTGA
- the metK gene encoding methionine adenosyltransferase — MRASYLFTSESVSEGHPDKVCDRISDEIVDLFFREGPKAGIDPWAIRAACETLATTNKVVIAGETRGPKTVTNDHIEATVRAAIKDIGYEQEGFHWKTCDIEILLHPQSADIAQGVDALQPGTNKEEGAGDQGIMFGYATNETPELMPAPLHYAHKILRLISEARHSGVEKVLGPDSKSQVTVQYENGKPVGVREIVVSHQHLVEDLSSNQVRDIVEPYVRKALPEGWINGKTIWHINPTGKFFIGGPDGDAGLTGRKIIVDTYGGAAPHGGGAFSGKDSTKVDRSAAYAARYVAKNVVAAGLADKCTLQLAYAIGVARPLSIYVDTHGTGKVSEDKLEKAIADSMDLTPRGIRKHLDLNKPIYARTSAYGHFGRTPDAEGGFSWEKTDLADTLKKAV, encoded by the coding sequence ATGCGCGCGTCTTATCTGTTCACGAGTGAATCGGTTTCTGAGGGGCATCCGGACAAGGTTTGCGACCGGATTTCGGACGAGATCGTCGATCTGTTTTTCCGCGAAGGACCCAAGGCGGGAATCGACCCATGGGCGATCCGCGCGGCGTGCGAAACGCTCGCCACCACCAACAAGGTCGTGATCGCGGGCGAGACGCGCGGACCGAAGACCGTCACCAACGATCACATCGAAGCCACCGTGCGCGCCGCGATCAAGGACATCGGCTACGAGCAGGAAGGCTTCCACTGGAAGACCTGCGACATCGAAATCCTGCTGCATCCGCAGTCGGCCGACATCGCGCAGGGCGTTGACGCCTTGCAGCCCGGCACCAACAAGGAAGAGGGTGCGGGCGATCAGGGCATCATGTTCGGTTACGCCACCAACGAGACGCCTGAGCTGATGCCGGCGCCGCTGCACTACGCGCACAAGATCCTGCGGCTGATTTCGGAAGCCCGTCACTCCGGCGTCGAGAAGGTGCTCGGCCCTGACTCCAAGAGCCAGGTCACCGTGCAGTATGAAAACGGCAAGCCGGTCGGTGTGCGCGAGATCGTGGTCTCGCATCAGCATCTGGTCGAGGATCTGTCGTCGAACCAGGTCCGCGACATCGTCGAGCCCTACGTGCGCAAGGCGCTGCCGGAAGGCTGGATCAACGGCAAGACCATCTGGCACATCAACCCGACGGGCAAGTTCTTCATCGGCGGCCCCGATGGCGACGCCGGCCTCACCGGCCGCAAGATCATCGTCGACACCTACGGCGGCGCGGCCCCGCATGGTGGCGGCGCGTTCTCCGGCAAGGACTCCACCAAGGTCGACCGCTCGGCGGCTTACGCGGCGCGCTACGTCGCCAAGAACGTCGTCGCGGCCGGGCTTGCCGACAAGTGCACGTTGCAGCTCGCCTACGCCATCGGCGTGGCGCGTCCGCTGTCGATCTATGTCGATACCCACGGCACCGGCAAGGTCAGCGAAGACAAGCTGGAGAAGGCCATCGCGGACTCGATGGATCTGACGCCGCGCGGCATCCGCAAGCATCTCGACCTCAACAAGCCGATCTACGCGCGTACCTCCGCTTATGGTCACTTCGGCCGCACGCCGGACGCCGAAGGCGGCTTCTCGTGGGAAAAGACCGATCTCGCCGACACGCTGAAGAAGGCGGTGTAA
- a CDS encoding cold-shock protein, with translation MTTGTVKWFNGQKGFGFIQPDDSGTDVFVHISAVERAGLTGLAEGQKVSFEAKVDKMRGKTSAENLQIL, from the coding sequence ATGACGACTGGTACTGTGAAGTGGTTCAACGGCCAAAAGGGCTTTGGTTTCATTCAGCCGGATGACAGCGGCACCGATGTGTTCGTTCACATCAGCGCTGTCGAGCGTGCTGGCCTGACCGGCCTTGCCGAAGGACAGAAGGTTTCGTTCGAAGCCAAGGTTGACAAGATGCGCGGCAAGACCAGCGCAGAAAACCTGCAGATTCTGTAA
- a CDS encoding SDR family oxidoreductase, whose translation MKIVVIGGSGLIGSKVVAGLRQRGHEVLAASPSTGVNTVTGEGLKDAFAGAQVVIDVANSPSFETAAAMAFFEAAGHNIFAAEKAAGVKHHVALSVVGTERLLEFGYFGAKLAQERAIENSGQPYTIVRATQFFEFVGGIAQEATKGDTVRVSSARIQPMAADDVAAAVVDAALAGPVNGMIEIAGPESFQMDQLIRTYLAVRNDRKEVITDPEARYFGIRLDDRSLTPDVGARLGTITFDEWLRGQPAAAA comes from the coding sequence ATGAAGATCGTCGTTATTGGAGGCTCGGGCCTCATCGGATCGAAAGTCGTTGCCGGGTTGCGTCAGCGCGGCCATGAGGTTCTGGCGGCCTCGCCGTCCACCGGCGTCAACACCGTCACGGGCGAAGGACTGAAAGACGCATTTGCAGGCGCGCAGGTCGTGATCGACGTGGCGAACTCGCCGTCGTTTGAAACGGCAGCGGCGATGGCCTTCTTTGAGGCGGCGGGACACAACATCTTCGCGGCGGAAAAAGCCGCAGGCGTAAAGCATCACGTCGCGTTGTCGGTGGTCGGCACCGAGCGCCTGCTCGAGTTCGGCTATTTCGGCGCCAAGCTGGCGCAAGAACGCGCCATTGAGAATTCCGGCCAGCCCTACACCATCGTCCGCGCCACACAGTTCTTCGAATTCGTCGGCGGCATCGCACAGGAAGCAACCAAGGGAGATACCGTCCGCGTCTCGTCCGCGCGAATCCAGCCGATGGCGGCCGATGATGTCGCCGCCGCGGTGGTGGATGCCGCTCTCGCGGGGCCCGTGAATGGAATGATCGAAATTGCCGGACCGGAATCGTTCCAGATGGATCAGTTGATCCGGACCTATCTCGCCGTCCGGAACGACCGCAAGGAGGTGATCACCGATCCCGAAGCGCGCTACTTCGGCATCAGGCTCGATGACCGCTCGCTGACGCCGGACGTCGGCGCACGCCTCGGCACCATCACATTCGATGAATGGCTGCGCGGCCAACCGGCCGCCGCCGCGTGA
- a CDS encoding NAD(P)/FAD-dependent oxidoreductase, with product MPANAAIANNVSNEISDAGAVAAPRIESHVIESHVDVLIVGAGLSGIGAAYHLQRDCPGKSYAILEGRDAIGGTWDLFRYPGIRSDSDMYTLGYSFKPWTEAKAIADGPRILNYVRETASDNGIVGKIRFNHRVKSASWSSQDARWTVEAERGPDKEIVRFTCGFLFMCSGYYSYESGYEPAFPGADRFKGRIVHPQKWTQDIDYAGRRVVVIGSGATAVTLVPEMAKTAAHVTMLQRSPTYVVARPAEDALANRLREKLPAKLAYHLIRWRNVLFGMYFFQLCRRKPERAKQLILGGVRRALGPDYDIATHFTPRYNPWQQRLCLVPDGDLFKSIKEGRSSVVTGTIDTFTETGIRLADGRELEADLIVTATGLNLQVLGGMQVSVDGRAVDFAKAMNYKGMMYSDVPNLASSFGYTNASWTLKCDLTCEYVCRLVNYMDRHGYKQCTPRNLDPEVKQENWLDFTSGYVQRSVAKMPKQGSKRPWKLYQNYALDIVTLRYGKVDDGVIVYS from the coding sequence ATGCCGGCGAATGCCGCGATTGCCAACAATGTTTCAAACGAAATTTCCGATGCTGGGGCGGTTGCGGCCCCAAGGATCGAAAGCCACGTCATCGAAAGCCATGTCGATGTGCTGATCGTCGGCGCGGGCCTGTCCGGCATCGGCGCGGCGTATCACCTGCAACGGGATTGCCCCGGCAAGAGCTACGCCATTCTTGAAGGTCGCGACGCCATCGGCGGCACCTGGGATCTGTTTCGCTATCCCGGCATCCGCTCCGACAGCGACATGTACACGCTGGGCTATTCGTTCAAGCCGTGGACCGAGGCCAAGGCCATCGCCGACGGGCCGCGCATTCTCAACTACGTGCGCGAGACCGCCTCCGACAACGGCATCGTCGGCAAGATCAGGTTCAATCACCGCGTCAAAAGCGCGTCGTGGTCGTCGCAGGATGCGCGCTGGACGGTGGAAGCGGAGCGGGGGCCTGACAAGGAAATCGTCCGCTTCACTTGCGGCTTCCTGTTCATGTGCAGCGGCTATTACAGCTACGAGAGCGGCTACGAGCCGGCGTTTCCCGGCGCGGACAGGTTCAAGGGCCGCATCGTCCATCCCCAGAAGTGGACCCAGGACATCGACTACGCCGGCAGGCGCGTGGTGGTGATCGGCTCCGGCGCCACCGCCGTGACGCTGGTGCCGGAAATGGCCAAGACTGCGGCGCATGTCACCATGCTGCAACGCTCGCCGACCTATGTGGTCGCGCGTCCTGCGGAGGATGCGCTCGCCAACAGGCTGCGCGAGAAACTTCCCGCTAAGCTCGCCTATCATCTGATCCGCTGGCGCAACGTGCTGTTTGGCATGTATTTCTTTCAGCTCTGCCGCCGCAAGCCGGAACGCGCCAAGCAATTGATCCTCGGCGGCGTGCGCCGCGCGCTCGGGCCGGATTATGACATCGCCACGCATTTCACGCCGCGCTACAATCCGTGGCAGCAGCGGCTGTGCCTCGTGCCCGACGGCGATCTGTTCAAGTCGATCAAGGAGGGGCGTTCCTCGGTGGTGACCGGCACCATCGACACTTTCACCGAGACTGGCATTCGTCTCGCCGACGGCCGCGAGCTTGAGGCCGATCTCATCGTCACCGCAACGGGCCTCAACCTGCAGGTGCTTGGCGGCATGCAGGTCAGCGTCGACGGCCGCGCGGTCGATTTCGCCAAGGCGATGAATTACAAGGGCATGATGTATTCCGACGTGCCCAATCTGGCGTCGTCGTTCGGCTACACCAACGCCTCGTGGACGCTGAAATGCGATCTCACCTGCGAATATGTCTGCCGTCTCGTCAACTACATGGACCGGCACGGCTACAAGCAGTGTACACCGCGCAATCTCGACCCTGAGGTGAAGCAGGAGAACTGGCTCGATTTCACCTCGGGTTATGTGCAGCGTTCGGTGGCGAAGATGCCCAAGCAGGGCTCGAAGCGGCCGTGGAAACTGTACCAGAATTACGCATTGGACATTGTGACGCTGCGTTACGGCAAGGTCGATGACGGCGTGATAGTGTATAGCTGA
- a CDS encoding carboxymuconolactone decarboxylase family protein has protein sequence MIPRLENPHKLAPDAVKAMMALEAAIKKSGLEHNLIELVKMRASQINGCAFCIHMHATDARKGGESEMRLYMLNAWRESPLYSNRERAALAWTEALTLLAATGAPDSDYALLKSEFNESEQVNLTMLIGAINVWNRLQVGFRALHPVDKAQDKADAAA, from the coding sequence ATGATCCCCCGATTGGAAAACCCGCACAAGCTGGCCCCCGACGCGGTCAAGGCCATGATGGCGCTCGAAGCTGCCATCAAGAAGAGCGGCCTCGAGCACAACCTGATCGAACTCGTCAAAATGCGCGCTTCGCAGATCAACGGCTGCGCCTTCTGCATCCACATGCATGCGACCGACGCGCGCAAGGGCGGTGAAAGCGAAATGAGGCTTTACATGCTGAACGCTTGGCGCGAGTCTCCGCTCTACAGCAATCGGGAGCGCGCGGCGCTGGCCTGGACGGAAGCCCTGACGCTGCTGGCCGCAACCGGCGCACCGGACAGCGATTACGCATTGCTGAAGAGCGAATTCAACGAGAGCGAACAGGTCAACCTGACCATGCTGATCGGCGCCATCAACGTCTGGAATCGTCTGCAGGTCGGCTTCCGCGCGCTCCATCCCGTGGACAAGGCGCAGGACAAGGCCGATGCCGCTGCCTGA